One Pleurocapsa sp. PCC 7327 DNA segment encodes these proteins:
- a CDS encoding response regulator transcription factor, with the protein MRILLVEDDDRIAKALAETLKDRQYLVDLATDGEIGWDYLQAFNYDLVILDIMLPKLDGISLCQQMRREGYMNPVLMLTARDNSDDKVKGLDAGADDYVVKPFDLPELAARIRALLRRGNSTLPPVLEWERLRLDPGTCGVTYAGQPLHLTPKEYGLLELLLRNSPRVLSRSTILDRLWSFEDPPTEEAVKVHIFLLFSIAFGVQIKRALTAAKVRDWD; encoded by the coding sequence ATGAGGATTCTGCTAGTCGAGGATGACGATCGCATCGCCAAAGCGCTTGCAGAGACTCTCAAAGACCGACAATATCTCGTCGATCTTGCTACCGATGGCGAGATAGGCTGGGATTATCTACAAGCCTTCAATTACGATCTGGTGATACTGGATATCATGCTGCCCAAACTCGACGGCATTAGCCTGTGCCAGCAAATGCGTCGAGAAGGCTATATGAACCCCGTGCTGATGTTGACAGCCAGAGATAACAGCGACGATAAGGTAAAAGGGTTAGATGCGGGTGCGGATGATTATGTAGTCAAACCCTTTGATTTACCAGAATTAGCTGCTCGCATACGCGCTTTGCTGCGTCGGGGCAATTCTACTTTGCCGCCAGTACTCGAATGGGAACGCCTGCGCCTCGATCCGGGGACTTGCGGAGTCACCTATGCAGGACAACCACTACATTTGACTCCCAAAGAGTACGGTTTGCTAGAATTATTGCTACGAAATAGCCCTCGCGTCCTCAGCCGCAGTACGATTTTGGATCGCCTTTGGTCGTTTGAAGATCCTCCCACAGAAGAAGCTGTTAAAGTTCACATCTTCCTTTTATTTTCGATCGCTTTTGGCGTGCAGATAAAGCGCGCTCTTACCGCAGCGAAGGTTCGGGATTGGGATTAG
- a CDS encoding endonuclease MutS2 produces the protein MIQQETLELLEWNRLCQHLATFAATKVGAVAARNLEIPTTKTESLQLLAQTKEVYQLEQDLETGWSFDGIADIGESLERAKLGGMLSGQELLDIATTLAGVRRLRRVIDNREDIPVLTELVAEIRTYPEIEQEIHRCIDDAGKVADRASPKLASIRARLKEVRDSIYQKLQSILQRQGGAVQEPVITQRGDRFVIPVKAPQKDQIPGIIHDTSSTGATLYIEPNAIVNLGNQLRQYRRQEQAEEEAILRALTERVAAVESDLEYLLAVATILDLATARARYSLWLEGNAPRFIDFEEGEPITLRQLRHPLLVWQHQHEQGADVVPINVQIDPKIRVVAITGPNTGGKTVALKTLGLAALMAKVGLFIPAREPVELPWFEQVLADIGDEQSIEQSLSTFSGHIRRIIRIIDTLKAEFSSSRVQKDPDDNRQAQEWDSEAIGKIQRTNNQSLILLDEVGAGTDPAEGSALAIALLKYLADNALLTIATTHYGELKALKYQDSRFENASVEFDDRTLSPTYRLLWGIPGRSNALAIAQRLGLGQEIVEEARKRVGGYSEEINQTIAGLEAQRREQELKAKEASQLLQQTERFYTEISEKAASLQERERELKQYQEREVQKAIAQAKAEIAKVIRQLQQGSPTAQNAQKATEAIGQIAETRLPKPEKHSSNYLPKVGERIRLPNLGQTAEVLNLADEEVTVRFGLMKMTVPLTEIESLDGKKVEIPAKPRAVPPPPAQPATPKPPVTVRTSQNTIDLRGSRVAEAESELERAISKATESGVLWIIHGKGTGRLRQGIHEFLQHHPQVERFELALQNEGGAGVTIAYLI, from the coding sequence TTGATACAACAAGAAACTTTAGAATTACTCGAATGGAATCGTCTCTGTCAGCACCTAGCCACCTTTGCCGCGACTAAGGTAGGTGCTGTTGCTGCTCGCAATTTGGAAATCCCAACGACAAAAACGGAAAGCTTGCAGCTTTTGGCACAAACTAAAGAAGTCTATCAACTCGAACAAGATTTAGAAACTGGGTGGTCATTTGACGGGATTGCCGATATTGGAGAATCCTTGGAGAGAGCCAAACTCGGCGGCATGCTGTCGGGACAAGAATTGCTCGACATTGCAACCACTCTCGCAGGGGTTAGACGCTTGCGACGAGTTATCGACAATCGAGAAGATATCCCCGTTTTAACCGAATTAGTTGCCGAAATTCGCACCTATCCCGAAATAGAGCAAGAAATCCATCGCTGTATCGATGATGCGGGAAAAGTCGCCGATCGCGCTTCTCCTAAATTAGCAAGCATTCGCGCCCGCCTCAAAGAAGTCCGAGACAGCATCTATCAAAAACTTCAGAGTATCCTACAAAGACAGGGAGGAGCCGTTCAAGAACCCGTCATTACTCAAAGGGGCGATCGCTTTGTTATCCCCGTCAAAGCCCCTCAAAAAGACCAGATTCCTGGTATCATCCACGATACATCTAGTACTGGCGCAACCCTTTATATCGAACCCAACGCGATCGTTAACTTAGGAAACCAACTCAGGCAATATCGCCGTCAAGAACAAGCAGAAGAAGAAGCAATCCTGCGAGCGTTAACCGAACGAGTCGCCGCCGTTGAATCCGATTTAGAGTATCTATTAGCCGTTGCCACTATCCTCGATTTAGCCACGGCGAGAGCGCGTTATAGCCTATGGCTGGAAGGAAATGCGCCTAGATTTATCGATTTTGAAGAAGGCGAACCTATTACCCTGCGGCAGCTACGCCATCCTCTCTTAGTTTGGCAGCACCAGCACGAACAAGGCGCAGACGTTGTTCCCATCAACGTACAAATCGATCCTAAAATTCGCGTCGTGGCTATTACTGGCCCCAACACGGGAGGAAAAACCGTCGCCCTAAAAACCCTTGGGTTAGCTGCCTTGATGGCAAAAGTCGGTTTATTCATTCCGGCGAGAGAACCCGTCGAATTACCCTGGTTTGAACAGGTATTAGCCGATATTGGCGACGAACAATCAATAGAACAAAGTTTATCTACCTTTTCCGGTCACATTCGCCGCATCATTCGCATTATTGATACATTAAAAGCAGAGTTCAGTAGTTCAAGAGTTCAGAAAGACCCAGACGATAACAGACAAGCACAAGAGTGGGATAGTGAAGCGATAGGAAAGATACAAAGGACAAATAACCAATCCCTAATCCTACTCGACGAAGTAGGTGCGGGAACCGATCCGGCGGAGGGAAGTGCTTTAGCGATCGCGCTTCTCAAATATCTTGCCGATAACGCCTTATTGACCATCGCGACGACTCACTACGGCGAACTAAAAGCCCTAAAATATCAAGACTCTCGCTTTGAAAATGCCTCGGTTGAATTCGACGATCGCACCCTCTCGCCTACCTACCGCTTGCTGTGGGGAATTCCCGGACGATCTAACGCCCTTGCGATCGCGCAACGATTAGGACTCGGACAAGAGATCGTCGAGGAAGCGAGAAAGCGCGTCGGCGGCTATTCCGAAGAGATTAACCAAACCATTGCCGGATTAGAGGCGCAGCGCCGCGAGCAAGAACTCAAAGCCAAAGAAGCCAGTCAACTACTGCAACAAACCGAGCGATTTTACACCGAGATTTCCGAAAAAGCCGCTTCTTTGCAAGAAAGAGAGCGCGAGTTGAAACAGTATCAGGAAAGGGAAGTCCAAAAAGCGATCGCCCAAGCCAAAGCAGAGATCGCCAAAGTCATTCGCCAACTGCAACAGGGATCTCCAACCGCGCAAAATGCCCAAAAAGCCACAGAAGCGATCGGTCAAATTGCCGAAACTCGCCTTCCCAAGCCAGAAAAGCACTCCTCTAATTATTTGCCCAAAGTTGGCGAAAGAATAAGGCTGCCTAATTTAGGTCAAACGGCAGAAGTGCTGAATCTTGCAGATGAAGAAGTAACGGTTCGTTTTGGGCTGATGAAAATGACTGTTCCCCTAACAGAAATCGAGTCTTTGGATGGGAAAAAAGTGGAAATCCCCGCCAAACCAAGGGCTGTCCCCCCCCCACCCGCTCAACCTGCTACGCCGAAACCGCCTGTTACGGTAAGAACCTCTCAAAATACCATCGATCTGCGGGGAAGTCGGGTAGCAGAGGCAGAATCTGAATTGGAAAGGGCGATTTCTAAAGCCACCGAATCGGGAGTTCTATGGATTATTCATGGCAAAGGGACGGGGCGCTTGCGCCAAGGAATTCATGAATTCTTGCAACATCATCCCCAAGTCGAACGGTTTGAACTTGCCCTTCAAAATGAAGGCGGTGCAGGGGTAACTATCGCCTATTTAATTTGA
- the ptsP gene encoding phosphoenolpyruvate--protein phosphotransferase: MAAIAIVIVSHSRQLAEGVRELVTQMVRGKVKLATAAGIDDPQNPLGTDAMQVREAIESVYSDDGVLVLMDLGSALMSAEMALEFLPNERRDKVYLCEAPLVEGALAAAVAAATGSNIERVIAEAREALTAKAAQLGSQLSFIESKGQKTNNQGQRQTKEIHLIIRNQLGLHARPAAKFVTTAAHFQSQIEVRNLTKGTEYVRADSINQVATLGVRQGHEIAIAARGIDADEAIAALQALVEDNFGESDRVLESLPLTSSPSLSPDLQGIPASPGIAIAPAFLYCPAPVKLAERPSEEPQAEWQQLLSALQIAKQEIRTLRQQTASQIGNSEAAIFDAHVLFLEDPALLDTVRQNIFERHLSAEAAWHAAVEELVTTYRQLEDPYMRSRAADVTDLGQRVLRLLTGSNLSALELTHPVILVAPDLTPSEVTKLDPEQVLGICMTRGSATSHSAILARTLGIPVVVGLTPEVLKLRDETCLALDGESGKVWIDPDADTIATLQSKRDRVQAAKQKALATAQQPAITRDGKQIPVLANISGIADAKVALNMGAEGVGVMRTEFLYLDRTIAPSEDEQLAVYHAIAQLMETRPFIIRTLDVGGDKPVSYLGLQPETNPFLGWRGIRFCLDRTDIFKTQLRAILRASPGHKIKIMFPMISTVAEVRQAKAILAEVQSELRRANIPFDEAMEVGIMVEVPSAAAIADRLASEVDFFSLGTNDLSQYVMACDRTNAKVAALADALHPAVLRMIQQTVQAAHEAGIWVGLCGELAADPLAVPILLGLGIDEISLNPQKIGEVKGAIAQITVTETQAIAQAALKLNSAASVRELIAASLGEQQFIGR, encoded by the coding sequence ATGGCAGCGATCGCAATTGTTATCGTCTCTCATAGTCGGCAACTTGCCGAAGGCGTGCGCGAACTGGTAACGCAGATGGTTCGAGGTAAGGTAAAATTAGCAACGGCCGCAGGAATTGACGATCCCCAAAACCCACTAGGCACCGATGCAATGCAGGTTCGGGAAGCCATTGAGTCTGTTTATAGCGACGATGGCGTTCTCGTTTTAATGGATCTTGGCAGCGCTCTTATGAGTGCAGAAATGGCGCTAGAATTTCTCCCAAATGAACGACGAGATAAAGTATATCTGTGCGAAGCCCCCTTGGTAGAAGGCGCGCTCGCAGCAGCAGTCGCCGCAGCAACGGGCAGTAACATCGAACGAGTCATCGCCGAGGCGAGAGAAGCCTTAACAGCCAAAGCCGCTCAATTGGGAAGTCAGCTATCTTTCATTGAAAGCAAAGGACAAAAGACAAATAACCAAGGACAAAGACAAACCAAAGAAATTCACCTGATTATTCGCAATCAACTAGGGTTACATGCCCGTCCAGCCGCTAAATTCGTTACCACGGCAGCTCATTTTCAGTCACAAATCGAGGTACGAAATCTCACCAAAGGGACTGAATATGTCCGTGCCGATAGTATTAACCAAGTCGCTACATTGGGGGTAAGGCAAGGACACGAAATTGCGATCGCGGCACGCGGCATCGATGCTGACGAAGCGATTGCGGCACTACAAGCCTTAGTGGAAGACAACTTTGGAGAAAGCGATCGCGTTTTAGAATCTCTCCCCCTCACCTCTTCGCCCTCTCTCTCCCCAGATCTACAAGGAATTCCCGCCTCTCCCGGCATCGCGATCGCGCCAGCTTTTCTCTATTGCCCCGCACCAGTCAAACTAGCCGAACGTCCTAGCGAAGAGCCTCAGGCTGAATGGCAGCAATTGCTCTCAGCGCTTCAAATTGCCAAGCAGGAAATACGGACGCTGAGACAGCAAACTGCTAGTCAAATTGGCAACTCAGAAGCGGCTATTTTCGATGCTCATGTATTGTTTCTAGAAGATCCGGCACTGCTAGATACTGTGCGCCAGAACATTTTTGAAAGACATCTGAGTGCCGAAGCTGCTTGGCATGCAGCAGTCGAGGAGTTGGTAACAACTTACCGCCAGCTTGAAGATCCTTACATGCGATCGCGTGCTGCCGATGTAACAGATCTGGGACAGCGAGTGCTGAGATTGCTAACAGGTAGCAATCTGAGTGCATTAGAACTAACCCATCCAGTCATTCTGGTTGCCCCAGATTTAACGCCTTCTGAGGTAACCAAGTTAGATCCCGAACAAGTGCTGGGCATTTGCATGACTCGTGGCAGTGCCACTTCTCATAGCGCTATTCTGGCAAGAACATTAGGCATTCCGGTAGTAGTTGGCTTAACGCCAGAGGTATTGAAATTGCGCGATGAAACTTGCTTGGCACTCGATGGCGAAAGTGGCAAAGTATGGATAGATCCAGATGCAGATACTATAGCAACTCTTCAATCAAAGCGCGATCGCGTCCAAGCCGCCAAACAGAAAGCCCTAGCGACAGCGCAACAACCCGCTATTACTCGCGACGGGAAACAAATTCCCGTACTCGCAAATATCAGCGGGATAGCCGATGCTAAAGTCGCCCTGAATATGGGTGCAGAAGGGGTTGGGGTGATGCGTACTGAATTTCTTTATCTCGATCGAACGATCGCGCCTTCTGAAGACGAACAATTAGCCGTCTATCACGCGATCGCGCAATTAATGGAGACTCGTCCCTTCATCATTCGCACCCTCGATGTCGGCGGCGACAAGCCAGTTTCCTACCTCGGCTTGCAACCGGAAACCAACCCCTTCTTAGGCTGGCGCGGGATTCGTTTCTGTCTCGATCGCACCGATATCTTCAAAACTCAGTTGCGGGCAATTTTGCGAGCCAGTCCCGGACATAAAATTAAGATAATGTTCCCGATGATTTCTACTGTAGCCGAAGTCCGGCAAGCTAAAGCGATTCTGGCTGAAGTCCAGTCCGAACTTCGCCGAGCTAATATTCCCTTCGATGAAGCAATGGAAGTCGGCATTATGGTAGAAGTTCCATCGGCTGCTGCGATCGCGGATCGCTTGGCATCTGAGGTGGATTTTTTCAGCCTTGGCACCAACGATCTCAGTCAATACGTTATGGCTTGCGATCGCACTAATGCCAAGGTGGCTGCCTTAGCCGATGCCTTGCATCCAGCCGTGTTGCGAATGATTCAGCAAACCGTACAAGCTGCCCACGAAGCTGGTATTTGGGTGGGACTATGTGGTGAACTGGCAGCCGATCCCCTAGCAGTGCCTATCTTATTAGGATTGGGGATAGACGAAATCAGTCTCAATCCTCAAAAGATTGGAGAGGTTAAAGGTGCGATCGCGCAGATAACTGTAACCGAAACACAGGCGATCGCGCAAGCGGCTTTGAAATTAAACTCTGCTGCCAGTGTAAGAGAGTTAATCGCAGCCTCGCTTGGGGAGCAACAATTTATAGGGCGATGA
- a CDS encoding AI-2E family transporter: protein MKFGQWIGFLSLLVSLYVLWKIQQLLLLVFTAVILAIALNRIVRYFQRFGIKRHLAIAVTVISSLIVTVLIFVLIVPPFLEQFQNLIALLPSVWERIRFQIDIFKQQQLQFEWLPPLPTQADLIERLHPLGTALFNNFFAVFSNSLAVVLQLLLVFVLTLMMLVSPQGYRKAFLILFPSFYRQRADEILSASEEALGNWLIGIVITSTFIGTLSGLSLLVLQINLVLVHALIAGLLNFIPNIGPMLSMIFPITIALLDSPWKIGAIVVAYIIIQQLESYWLTPTIMAKQVSVLPAVTLLAQIFFAQAFGFFGLFLALPLTVVAKILIEEILFKDILDKWEISPSSDLIFTRSFPSHEPENTSMDR, encoded by the coding sequence GTGAAATTCGGTCAATGGATTGGTTTTCTTAGCTTACTTGTTTCCCTATACGTTCTCTGGAAAATTCAACAATTGTTGTTGCTAGTGTTTACAGCAGTCATTCTTGCGATCGCTCTCAACCGAATTGTTCGTTATTTCCAACGGTTTGGGATTAAACGACACCTTGCGATCGCTGTTACTGTAATTTCCAGTCTCATCGTTACCGTTCTCATTTTCGTTCTCATCGTACCGCCTTTCCTCGAACAATTCCAAAACTTAATTGCTTTGCTCCCCAGCGTCTGGGAACGAATTCGCTTTCAAATTGACATTTTTAAACAGCAACAATTGCAATTTGAATGGCTGCCCCCACTTCCCACCCAAGCCGATCTAATCGAACGGTTACATCCTTTAGGAACAGCCTTGTTTAACAATTTCTTTGCAGTTTTTTCCAATTCTTTAGCTGTCGTTTTACAACTACTTTTGGTCTTCGTTTTAACTTTAATGATGTTGGTCAGTCCACAAGGATACCGAAAAGCATTTTTAATATTATTTCCCTCTTTTTATCGTCAGCGTGCCGATGAAATTCTCTCGGCATCCGAAGAAGCATTAGGAAATTGGTTAATAGGTATTGTCATTACTTCTACCTTTATTGGAACTTTGAGCGGACTGAGCCTATTAGTATTACAAATTAATTTAGTTCTAGTTCATGCCTTAATAGCTGGTTTACTGAATTTCATTCCTAATATTGGCCCCATGCTCAGCATGATTTTTCCGATTACCATTGCCCTTCTCGATTCTCCTTGGAAAATTGGAGCGATTGTCGTTGCATATATTATTATTCAGCAGCTTGAAAGTTATTGGCTTACTCCTACTATTATGGCAAAACAGGTATCTGTATTACCTGCGGTAACCTTGCTCGCTCAAATCTTTTTTGCTCAAGCTTTTGGTTTCTTCGGATTATTTCTTGCCCTGCCTCTAACTGTCGTTGCTAAAATTTTAATTGAAGAAATATTATTTAAAGATATTTTAGATAAATGGGAAATTTCTCCAAGTTCTGATTTAATTTTTACTCGCTCTTTTCCTAGTCATGAACCAGAAAATACTTCTATGGATCGTTAG
- a CDS encoding amino acid ABC transporter substrate-binding protein, whose translation MNQKILLWIVSLLFFVGLPLDIKAQEETILQEIKRTGLVKLGIRAGAFPFGYKDAANNFAGICIDLFKTVIDEIKKELKRDILAIKLYESNLINRFNLVENRIVHLECGPNTIDPQLPRNVQFSNSFFVTGTQLLIRVDNANKIKANRDFSNLTIGVLRGTITQQLLAQKYPLANLQQFQGITGRRRGIQAVQQLKIDAFASDSILLIGEATREGLFLGQDYLLVPQKPLDCVYYGFILPKNDPQWHDLVNSAIQAASLPQIFSKWFGEISPEIRETAEFCRS comes from the coding sequence ATGAACCAGAAAATACTTCTATGGATCGTTAGCCTACTCTTTTTTGTTGGTTTGCCGCTAGATATTAAGGCTCAAGAAGAAACTATCCTCCAGGAAATCAAACGAACGGGATTAGTCAAACTCGGAATTCGAGCGGGAGCTTTTCCCTTCGGCTATAAAGATGCGGCTAATAATTTTGCAGGGATTTGCATCGATCTATTTAAGACAGTTATAGATGAAATCAAAAAGGAATTAAAGCGAGATATTTTGGCAATTAAACTTTATGAATCCAATCTAATTAATCGTTTTAATTTGGTTGAAAATAGAATTGTTCATCTCGAATGTGGGCCTAATACAATCGATCCTCAATTACCCAGAAACGTGCAATTTTCCAATTCTTTTTTTGTTACGGGCACGCAATTGTTAATCAGGGTAGATAATGCTAATAAAATCAAGGCTAACAGGGATTTTTCTAATTTGACCATCGGCGTTCTTCGCGGCACGATTACCCAACAACTGCTTGCCCAAAAATATCCATTAGCAAATCTGCAACAATTTCAAGGAATTACTGGACGGCGGCGAGGCATACAAGCAGTCCAACAGTTGAAAATTGATGCTTTTGCTAGCGATAGTATTCTTTTAATCGGCGAAGCAACTAGAGAAGGTTTATTTTTAGGGCAAGATTATCTATTGGTGCCTCAAAAACCACTAGATTGCGTCTATTATGGTTTTATTCTCCCTAAAAACGACCCTCAATGGCACGATTTAGTCAACTCTGCAATTCAAGCAGCGTCATTGCCCCAAATTTTTAGCAAATGGTTTGGCGAAATTTCTCCTGAAATAAGAGAGACGGCAGAGTTTTGTAGAAGCTAG
- a CDS encoding Mo-dependent nitrogenase C-terminal domain-containing protein has translation MSTLVQKNIYQSSHLLGFLQQWIDDLEIREEQIAHQIVKLIPAQCPFAREVRLFGRVILRIPALCKLNPLYEQLMGLRFRALCFLADQCGEDITPYCT, from the coding sequence ATGTCAACTCTAGTCCAGAAAAATATTTATCAGTCTTCGCATCTGCTAGGATTTCTTCAACAATGGATTGACGATTTGGAGATTCGTGAAGAACAAATAGCCCATCAAATCGTTAAGCTAATTCCCGCCCAGTGCCCGTTTGCCCGTGAAGTACGGCTGTTTGGTCGGGTCATTCTTCGCATCCCTGCCCTCTGTAAACTCAATCCTCTCTACGAGCAACTGATGGGTCTGCGGTTTCGTGCCCTTTGCTTTCTTGCTGACCAGTGCGGAGAGGACATTACCCCTTATTGCACCTAA
- a CDS encoding chlororespiratory reduction protein 7, which translates to MPDSIMYREDAYVVLESDQPEQLMTPEGLLEKLTEILRSRQDNLPRELQKFPMVEEQARYLMENYCELDMEPGKYLQWYVVRLEK; encoded by the coding sequence ATGCCAGACTCAATCATGTATCGAGAGGATGCTTATGTTGTCCTCGAATCCGACCAACCCGAACAATTGATGACTCCCGAAGGGTTATTAGAAAAACTCACCGAAATTTTGCGATCGCGTCAAGATAATTTACCAAGAGAATTGCAAAAATTTCCCATGGTTGAAGAACAAGCGCGATATTTAATGGAAAATTACTGCGAATTAGATATGGAACCCGGAAAATACTTGCAATGGTACGTTGTCCGCTTGGAAAAATAA
- a CDS encoding DUF2854 domain-containing protein yields MFRKFSLASLLLTLGGILTSVGLIAYVTGKAALNIGGWFYGIPLILGGLALKITELKPVPYSQPTPPEIIALREKQGTPTQNQVRQDVTRYRFGQDAHLDESLKRLGLSPSNEERPVLTGVRETAINDSYTLILEFESPFISLEKWQEKQEKIEKFFGPGIRAELMQPQENRVDVALIAISEAKVS; encoded by the coding sequence ATGTTTCGCAAATTCTCTTTAGCATCGTTGTTACTCACTCTAGGCGGGATCTTAACCTCTGTTGGACTCATTGCCTACGTCACCGGAAAGGCAGCCTTAAACATCGGTGGATGGTTTTACGGAATTCCCCTAATCCTCGGCGGTCTGGCACTCAAAATCACCGAACTCAAGCCAGTTCCTTACAGTCAACCCACGCCGCCAGAAATTATCGCCTTACGAGAAAAGCAAGGAACACCAACTCAAAATCAGGTTCGTCAAGATGTGACCCGCTATCGCTTCGGTCAGGATGCACATCTAGATGAATCTTTAAAACGGTTGGGATTGAGTCCTAGCAATGAAGAAAGACCCGTTTTGACAGGAGTGCGAGAAACGGCAATTAACGATTCCTATACGCTTATTTTGGAATTTGAATCTCCCTTTATTTCTCTAGAAAAGTGGCAGGAAAAACAAGAAAAGATCGAAAAATTTTTTGGACCGGGAATCCGTGCCGAATTGATGCAACCGCAAGAAAATCGAGTCGATGTGGCTTTAATCGCGATTTCTGAAGCTAAAGTTAGCTGA
- a CDS encoding RNA-guided endonuclease TnpB family protein, whose translation MSISLEDRSVRELKSDIEPNWNNSIGIDLGLEKIVSTSAGEFISPPKFFRKSSENLAILQQKAETRKKKSRARKLLYKKVAKLHQKIARQRQQFHFETARDLLKQYDVIFVEDLDLKNMSKRNKPKTDEQGKFLPNKQAQKSGMNKSFGDAGLGQFIEILMYKAEKASAKVIQVNPRGTSQYCSNCLNKVAKTLSDRWHSCPCGCELDRDTNAAILIKKVGLGIASLKNARKSKLDLEKPAT comes from the coding sequence ATTTCAATCTCTTTAGAAGATCGGTCTGTCCGTGAGTTGAAGAGTGATATAGAACCTAATTGGAATAACAGCATTGGAATTGATTTAGGCTTGGAGAAGATAGTTTCTACTTCAGCCGGAGAATTTATCTCCCCTCCTAAATTCTTTAGAAAATCTTCAGAAAACCTAGCTATCCTACAGCAAAAAGCTGAGACCAGAAAGAAAAAAAGTAGAGCCAGGAAACTTTTATATAAAAAAGTAGCTAAGTTACATCAAAAGATAGCTAGGCAAAGACAACAGTTTCATTTTGAGACAGCTAGAGATTTATTAAAGCAGTATGATGTAATTTTCGTTGAAGATTTAGACCTTAAAAATATGTCCAAGAGAAACAAACCTAAAACTGATGAGCAAGGAAAATTTCTTCCTAATAAACAAGCTCAAAAGTCAGGGATGAATAAGAGCTTTGGTGATGCTGGTCTGGGTCAATTCATTGAAATTCTGATGTACAAAGCTGAAAAAGCTAGTGCAAAAGTTATCCAAGTAAACCCAAGAGGAACCAGTCAATACTGCTCTAATTGTTTAAACAAAGTTGCTAAAACTTTGTCTGATAGATGGCATTCTTGTCCTTGTGGTTGTGAACTCGATCGAGATACAAATGCAGCCATTCTAATTAAAAAAGTGGGGTTGGGCATCGCCTCACTCAAAAATGCTCGTAAGTCTAAACTAGACCTGGAGAAGCCCGCCACCTAG
- a CDS encoding photosystem I reaction centre subunit IX / PsaJ: MAKFLSLAPVILFVWLAETAVWLIVFNNIYPDLLFHPLG, translated from the coding sequence ATGGCAAAATTTCTTTCTTTGGCTCCGGTAATTCTCTTTGTATGGCTAGCCGAGACAGCCGTTTGGTTGATTGTGTTTAACAACATTTACCCCGATCTGCTTTTCCACCCTCTAGGTTAG
- a CDS encoding photosystem I reaction centre subunit III produces the protein MKHLLALILIVTLWFNFAPPASADGSVAGLTPCSETPAFKQKSKNFLNTTADPKSGQKRAERYAQALCGPEGYPHLIVDGRWDHMGDFFIPSILFLYIAGQIGWAGRAYLIAIRDEKDAEMKEIIIDVPLALKQMIAAFAWPLLAVKEFLAGTLTAKDSEIPVSPR, from the coding sequence ATGAAGCATTTGTTGGCTTTAATTCTCATCGTTACCTTGTGGTTTAATTTTGCTCCTCCTGCCTCTGCCGATGGTAGCGTTGCCGGGTTAACGCCTTGTAGCGAAACCCCTGCCTTCAAGCAAAAATCCAAGAACTTCCTCAACACGACTGCCGATCCCAAATCTGGACAAAAACGTGCCGAACGCTATGCTCAAGCCCTGTGCGGACCAGAAGGCTATCCTCACTTAATTGTAGATGGTCGCTGGGATCATATGGGTGACTTTTTCATTCCTAGCATTCTTTTCCTATATATTGCCGGACAGATAGGTTGGGCAGGTCGCGCTTACTTGATCGCCATCAGAGACGAGAAGGACGCAGAAATGAAAGAAATCATCATTGACGTTCCTCTAGCACTCAAACAGATGATAGCTGCCTTTGCATGGCCTCTATTGGCTGTTAAAGAATTCCTTGCTGGTACCTTAACCGCAAAGGATTCGGAAATTCCTGTTTCTCCCCGTTAA